One genomic region from Leptospira tipperaryensis encodes:
- a CDS encoding HDOD domain-containing protein, translating into MSQTKALELHHHQDLGFYSNLKDLNHPVQENAPIHYKFHNLTENVDSIISRTLDRYLLQLDIIYIRDSVFSALRETIANSIKANIKRIYFRELEADIQNPEIYKQKILGFKKKYLDNKEKYEELLLRNNFVVLVSFIHNKDMIRIRVMNNVKLSPTEVERINLRIEKAKQYNDLAEAFLEAGDETEGAGLGLIMSLMMLKNDGLAASSYKIESQGNNTSVIIDIPLNISKENLQLQKTEDILKNIDGLPTFPKSIQDIQAMIERPNSSISQIAEVIKKDVALSANILKLANSAAFIRANKVESLDRAIQLIGLKELNQLLYSLGTKQILEDKFPAFLSIWDKSNQCAFYCKLIANRMVLPKDTISNLMSAALLHDIGEIILLSLEERTMKSIGKISASKEIASAVSMEEAALGITHTKVGALIAEKWNFPDVYAKAMEYHHRVLLVDEEFAPYVYPIYLADMMIKINNEEAKYSEIPEKILQYCKFNTSGDFHSFRTKSLESFLASTR; encoded by the coding sequence ATGAGCCAGACTAAAGCATTAGAATTACATCACCACCAAGATCTCGGCTTTTACAGCAATCTCAAGGATCTCAATCACCCGGTTCAAGAGAATGCTCCGATTCACTATAAATTTCACAATCTTACGGAAAACGTCGATTCCATTATCAGCAGAACCTTGGATCGTTATCTCCTACAACTCGACATCATCTATATTCGGGATTCGGTTTTCTCAGCTTTGAGAGAAACGATCGCAAATTCCATCAAAGCAAATATCAAAAGAATTTATTTCCGAGAACTCGAAGCCGATATCCAAAATCCGGAAATCTACAAACAAAAGATTTTGGGTTTTAAGAAAAAATACTTGGACAACAAGGAAAAATACGAGGAACTCCTTCTTCGAAACAACTTTGTAGTGCTCGTATCTTTTATTCATAACAAGGATATGATTCGAATTCGAGTGATGAACAACGTAAAACTCAGTCCTACCGAAGTGGAGCGTATCAACCTAAGAATCGAAAAGGCAAAACAATACAACGATCTCGCAGAGGCCTTTCTCGAAGCCGGAGACGAAACCGAAGGCGCTGGTCTCGGGCTTATCATGTCCTTGATGATGCTCAAAAACGACGGACTCGCAGCTTCCTCTTATAAAATAGAAAGCCAAGGAAACAACACGAGCGTTATCATCGACATTCCTCTCAACATCAGCAAAGAAAATCTTCAACTCCAGAAAACCGAAGATATCCTAAAGAATATCGACGGACTTCCTACCTTTCCGAAATCGATCCAAGATATCCAAGCGATGATCGAAAGACCGAATTCTTCGATCAGTCAGATCGCTGAAGTTATCAAAAAAGACGTGGCTCTTTCCGCAAATATTCTTAAACTTGCGAACTCCGCGGCGTTTATCCGCGCGAACAAGGTGGAATCTTTGGACAGAGCGATTCAGCTCATCGGTCTCAAAGAACTCAATCAACTCCTCTATTCTCTCGGAACAAAACAAATTCTGGAAGATAAGTTTCCCGCGTTTCTTTCGATCTGGGATAAATCCAATCAATGCGCGTTCTATTGTAAGCTCATCGCAAATCGTATGGTTCTACCAAAAGATACGATCAGCAATCTCATGTCCGCCGCGTTGTTACACGACATCGGAGAAATCATTCTTCTTTCACTGGAAGAAAGAACGATGAAAAGTATCGGAAAAATCTCCGCCTCCAAAGAGATCGCGTCCGCGGTTTCCATGGAAGAAGCTGCATTAGGAATCACTCATACAAAAGTCGGAGCTCTCATCGCGGAAAAATGGAATTTCCCCGATGTCTACGCAAAGGCTATGGAATATCACCACAGAGTTCTTCTCGTAGACGAAGAATTCGCGCCTTATGTTTATCCGATCTATCTGGCCGACATGATGATCAAGATCAACAACGAAGAAGCGAAATACAGCGAGATTCCGGAAAAGATTCTCCAGTATTGTAAATTCAATACATCGGGAGATTTTCATTCTTTTAGAACCAAATCCCTGGAGAGTTTTTTAGCAAGCACTCGCTGA
- a CDS encoding LruC domain-containing protein encodes MRFPKIVSLVLTGVLLLGGTACTNSQDPNLLWLLSATSPNPSPAPDGEQPFSIVINDETAPVDFVFDTTKTVNVNIQVLSPESPISGSLVQIFNIDDTAQKSVFRAVTAENGEVKGSFTIDEATRKVTLKVEAFGQLYEAEIEIINSFSISRKITVIIKGNNVLLPDSDGDGIVDRDDTYPNDPTRASTFRYPAEGYYTISYEDLFPNQGDADFNDYNVRVVFEEDWNAKGQVSRIRAKYTHVAKGAGYNHTLHLTIPGVTASSYSLTRYAYDGTTVENNFSGNDTAIQTLEILPKSNTTIPSSNTSRSNTTFKIGKSAALEVVLQNAINRVTLGAAPYDTFIKVINTNQEIHFPRRYFDSNGKDLYLDSTGFPWALLVTGNFLWPYESTDIRKSYPSFQSWYESMGNLNADWYLTPVTSEVFPATN; translated from the coding sequence ATGAGATTTCCAAAAATAGTGAGTCTGGTTCTGACAGGAGTTCTCCTTTTGGGAGGGACCGCCTGTACGAATTCTCAAGATCCCAATCTCCTTTGGTTGTTGAGCGCAACCTCGCCGAATCCCTCTCCCGCTCCGGACGGAGAACAACCGTTTAGCATCGTAATCAACGACGAAACCGCTCCCGTGGATTTCGTTTTCGATACCACAAAGACCGTGAACGTAAATATTCAGGTTTTAAGTCCGGAATCTCCGATCTCCGGAAGTTTAGTACAAATCTTTAATATAGACGACACGGCCCAAAAATCCGTTTTTAGAGCCGTAACCGCGGAGAATGGAGAAGTCAAAGGAAGTTTCACGATCGACGAGGCGACTCGCAAGGTAACTCTCAAAGTGGAAGCCTTCGGTCAACTCTACGAAGCTGAAATCGAAATCATCAATTCGTTTAGCATTTCTCGGAAAATCACCGTCATCATCAAAGGAAACAACGTGCTTCTTCCCGATTCGGACGGGGACGGAATCGTGGACCGAGACGATACTTATCCGAACGATCCGACTCGTGCGAGTACGTTCCGTTATCCTGCCGAAGGATACTATACGATTTCCTACGAAGACTTATTTCCCAACCAAGGGGACGCGGACTTTAACGATTACAACGTAAGAGTCGTCTTTGAAGAAGACTGGAACGCAAAAGGTCAGGTCTCAAGGATTCGGGCAAAATATACCCACGTGGCAAAAGGTGCGGGATACAATCACACACTTCACTTAACAATTCCCGGAGTTACCGCTTCTTCCTATTCTTTAACTCGTTATGCTTACGATGGAACGACGGTGGAAAATAATTTTTCAGGAAACGATACTGCGATTCAAACCCTGGAAATTCTTCCGAAATCCAATACTACAATTCCTTCCTCCAATACTTCCCGATCCAATACAACTTTCAAAATCGGAAAGTCAGCGGCTTTGGAAGTCGTGTTACAAAATGCGATCAATCGTGTGACCCTGGGAGCGGCTCCTTACGACACATTCATCAAGGTCATCAACACAAATCAGGAGATTCACTTTCCAAGAAGATACTTTGATTCCAACGGAAAGGATCTCTATCTGGATTCTACCGGATTTCCTTGGGCGCTTTTGGTTACGGGAAACTTTCTCTGGCCTTATGAAAGCACGGACATTCGGAAATCGTATCCTTCTTTCCAAAGCTGGTACGAATCGATGGGAAATCTCAACGCGGATTGGTATCTGACACCGGTTACCTCCGAAGTTTTTCCCGCTACAAACTAA
- a CDS encoding sensor histidine kinase: MADLKIKNRKLPSPVPLESGLSPKFFLNLLREIAPIVAIDDKRTILFANESFRKEFVGSSRSVIGKNLFRVFGLNPVDQEEMDSNIQLSRRGKVQNQEFRKQKTYYGYSVFRFGESVGIILKNITENKRLEKKIANLHTKLLQSQEEERIRLSRELHDGVGQTILAAKLNFQAFNRNPKIYEAQFDTGLLLIDKASQELRDIYTNLHPSTLREIGLEAAIRSLSSDLFQPMDVEAELDLNLKPDLQPTVANQVFRIVQEIFQNVIKHSQAKKISLKIQIKGRQLYLDAKDNGIGFQERKVRVRSSGFGLENIRRRVEDLNGKFKIDSSAGKGTKFIIRIPLEKSKNTTTKKI; this comes from the coding sequence ATGGCCGATTTGAAAATTAAGAATAGAAAACTTCCTTCTCCCGTTCCTTTGGAATCGGGACTCTCCCCCAAATTCTTTCTCAACCTCTTAAGAGAAATCGCTCCGATCGTCGCAATCGACGACAAACGAACGATCCTTTTTGCGAACGAATCCTTTCGTAAAGAATTTGTGGGCAGTTCCCGAAGTGTCATTGGTAAGAATTTATTTCGTGTTTTCGGACTCAACCCAGTGGATCAAGAAGAGATGGATTCCAATATTCAGCTTTCGAGACGGGGAAAGGTGCAGAATCAGGAGTTTAGAAAACAAAAAACGTATTACGGTTATTCGGTGTTTCGTTTTGGAGAAAGTGTCGGTATCATTCTTAAAAACATCACCGAAAATAAACGTCTGGAAAAGAAGATCGCAAATCTTCACACAAAACTTCTTCAATCTCAAGAAGAAGAAAGAATCCGCCTTTCTCGCGAATTGCACGACGGAGTCGGTCAAACCATTCTCGCGGCCAAACTCAACTTTCAGGCTTTCAATCGAAATCCTAAAATTTACGAGGCTCAGTTTGATACGGGACTTCTTTTGATCGATAAGGCGAGTCAGGAACTCAGAGATATCTACACCAATCTGCATCCTTCCACGCTTCGCGAAATCGGTTTGGAAGCCGCGATCCGATCTTTGAGTTCGGATTTGTTTCAGCCGATGGACGTCGAAGCCGAACTCGATCTAAACTTAAAACCCGATCTACAACCGACGGTCGCCAATCAAGTTTTTAGAATCGTTCAGGAAATTTTTCAGAACGTAATCAAACATTCTCAGGCAAAGAAAATTTCCCTCAAGATTCAAATCAAAGGAAGACAATTGTATTTGGATGCAAAGGACAATGGAATCGGATTTCAAGAAAGAAAGGTACGAGTCCGGTCTTCCGGTTTTGGGCTTGAAAATATAAGAAGAAGAGTGGAAGATTTAAACGGTAAATTTAAGATTGATTCTTCCGCAGGGAAAGGGACTAAGTTTATCATTCGAATTCCCTTGGAAAAAAGCAAAAATACAACGACCAAAAAAATATGA
- a CDS encoding response regulator, with product MKPLTKIFLVDDHAILREGLKMILSGQPGLEICGESGDAEKALDQIGKLSPDLVITDISMPGLSGIDLVKNLRKHYPNIRTIILSRHDNKEYVQKLLELGINGYVLKDDAGNDLLRAIEAVHKGETYLSPGITAHFLSGFVGSGKPGEDNQDAKKAFSVLSDREREILKLVAEGNSNESIGKILRISPATVKVHRANIMKKLDLHKVADLVMYAIRAGLIES from the coding sequence ATGAAACCTCTAACAAAAATATTCTTAGTCGATGATCACGCCATTCTTAGAGAAGGGCTCAAGATGATTCTTTCCGGACAACCCGGTTTGGAAATTTGCGGAGAATCCGGAGACGCCGAAAAGGCTCTGGATCAAATCGGAAAACTGAGTCCAGATCTCGTCATCACCGATATCTCGATGCCGGGTTTAAGCGGAATCGACTTAGTGAAAAATCTGAGAAAACACTATCCGAATATTCGAACCATCATTCTCTCTCGTCATGATAATAAGGAATACGTTCAAAAATTACTCGAACTCGGAATCAACGGTTACGTTCTCAAAGACGACGCCGGAAACGATCTCTTACGTGCGATCGAAGCGGTTCACAAAGGGGAAACGTATTTAAGTCCCGGGATCACCGCTCATTTTCTTTCCGGCTTTGTAGGCTCGGGAAAACCGGGAGAAGACAACCAAGACGCGAAGAAGGCTTTCTCTGTTCTTTCGGATCGGGAAAGAGAAATTTTAAAATTGGTAGCGGAAGGAAATTCCAACGAGTCAATCGGAAAAATTTTAAGAATTTCTCCCGCAACCGTAAAGGTCCACCGCGCGAACATCATGAAAAAATTAGATCTTCATAAAGTTGCGGACTTGGTAATGTATGCGATCCGCGCGGGTTTGATCGAGTCATAG
- a CDS encoding XrtN system VIT domain-containing protein yields MYTKLTDYLLRKVKLFKWEAPALVWFFSLAAAIVLIAAFSFGMLKLVFPYSAPSEFLIITFFGAIALLLFGLCSLLLYVIFPSHKQFFIFTLILSGICFATNSYVLNHEVFPPFTERTVWALWISFTLLAASLFSDRIPKSILPFFQPFLILGAFISVAFVLVLAPLMAFSWALVWMAGLGFLPYGPLFSMFAFGYSIFLIHSKLEEWKKKMSFALIMSSVFFLLSYSTYYFIQWNHADGILTKPEILEGHNRIDTDLPEWIQKAGRLRANHVTEMVLQPDRTSQMGLFASQSQFDPLAYFASQGFLSLFRTERETRITPEDAGRILHLLFGRSHAYLERLWRGNSLITTDIDSHVQVYPELRVSYTETTISIYNENSSSDRSFLRFGSMFATSEEAIYTITVPEGSICTKLSLWVNGEERPARLTFKSTARNAYATIVGTERRDPSYVEWLDGNRLRLRVFPVNPEDYRMVRIGIVSPLKSNGNTLTYERIRLEGPVSDFADQKVNVDLFSSASIDLDTSGISLKEKIVPDSQVRQWAGKSGFLGWSFSFPATPTKGNVSAGGMTYNVLPEQNESFAFQPDGMIVVLNEALSRSEWKKLIKNLYEFKIPITILTNQWFQTKDSEKAMRYLDECEIPAFNLFPLHLKEIVTGQNIGKNPLWIVAGENQSIPFGELRGSERFTNMQRAANARRETPKIAIINGKKSEYVASLVDLEQIVPVAESEKELIEVLKNRQITLPIQKEETISLPYAGITLEKSNQTDVKRPGGDLLIRMLIQRKIMRQLGKRFFDKDLENGDLVELARDAMVVSPVSTLIVLESENDYNRFGIKAGASALGQSKLEAPGAVPEPGEWLLLLCISLGLFLYFRFQKRHSFFGM; encoded by the coding sequence ATGTATACGAAACTTACAGATTATCTTTTAAGAAAGGTTAAACTTTTCAAATGGGAAGCTCCCGCCTTGGTCTGGTTTTTCAGCTTGGCAGCGGCCATCGTTCTGATTGCAGCTTTCTCTTTCGGAATGTTGAAATTGGTTTTTCCTTATTCAGCTCCTTCCGAATTTTTGATCATTACTTTTTTTGGAGCCATTGCGCTCCTACTCTTCGGTCTTTGTTCCCTGCTTCTCTATGTGATTTTCCCGAGCCACAAACAATTTTTCATTTTTACTTTGATTCTTTCCGGAATTTGTTTTGCGACGAACTCGTATGTCCTCAATCACGAAGTGTTTCCTCCTTTTACGGAAAGAACCGTATGGGCCCTGTGGATTTCCTTTACGTTACTCGCGGCTTCTCTTTTTTCCGATCGAATTCCAAAGTCGATTCTTCCTTTCTTTCAACCCTTCCTCATACTCGGCGCTTTTATATCCGTTGCGTTTGTCCTCGTCTTGGCTCCTTTGATGGCCTTTAGTTGGGCTCTTGTTTGGATGGCGGGACTTGGATTTCTTCCCTACGGTCCTTTGTTTTCGATGTTCGCATTCGGATATTCCATTTTTCTAATTCATTCTAAACTTGAAGAATGGAAAAAGAAAATGTCTTTCGCTCTTATAATGTCGTCCGTATTTTTTCTGCTGAGTTATTCTACTTATTACTTTATTCAATGGAATCACGCTGACGGGATTCTCACCAAACCGGAAATTTTAGAAGGCCACAATCGTATCGACACCGACTTGCCGGAATGGATTCAAAAAGCCGGAAGACTGCGCGCCAACCACGTAACGGAGATGGTATTACAACCCGATCGAACATCCCAGATGGGTTTGTTCGCTTCTCAGAGTCAGTTCGATCCTCTTGCCTACTTTGCTTCGCAGGGATTTCTTTCCTTGTTTCGTACGGAACGAGAAACTCGTATTACTCCGGAGGATGCTGGAAGAATTCTGCATCTTCTTTTCGGAAGGTCGCACGCGTATCTCGAACGTTTGTGGAGAGGAAATTCCCTGATCACGACGGATATAGATTCTCACGTTCAAGTTTATCCCGAACTCAGAGTTTCTTACACCGAAACTACGATTTCCATCTATAACGAAAATTCTTCTTCCGATCGTTCCTTTCTTCGTTTTGGATCGATGTTCGCCACATCGGAGGAAGCGATCTATACGATCACTGTTCCGGAAGGAAGTATCTGTACAAAACTTTCTCTTTGGGTAAACGGAGAAGAACGTCCTGCGAGGCTTACGTTTAAGTCAACGGCGCGTAACGCGTATGCTACGATCGTAGGCACCGAAAGAAGAGACCCTTCCTATGTGGAATGGTTGGACGGAAACCGACTTCGTCTTCGTGTTTTTCCGGTGAACCCCGAAGACTATCGTATGGTAAGAATCGGAATCGTATCTCCTCTAAAATCAAACGGAAACACTCTTACTTACGAACGGATTCGATTGGAAGGCCCAGTCTCCGACTTCGCGGATCAAAAGGTAAACGTGGATCTGTTCAGTTCTGCGTCGATCGATCTCGACACTTCGGGAATTTCACTCAAAGAAAAAATCGTGCCCGATTCTCAAGTGCGTCAGTGGGCGGGCAAAAGCGGTTTCTTGGGCTGGTCTTTTTCTTTTCCCGCGACCCCCACAAAAGGAAACGTTTCCGCAGGAGGGATGACATACAACGTGCTTCCGGAACAAAACGAGTCGTTCGCATTTCAACCGGACGGAATGATCGTAGTTCTGAACGAAGCCCTCTCTCGTTCCGAATGGAAAAAGTTGATCAAGAATCTGTATGAGTTTAAAATTCCGATTACAATTCTTACAAACCAATGGTTTCAGACAAAAGATTCCGAAAAAGCGATGCGTTATTTGGACGAATGTGAAATCCCCGCTTTTAATCTTTTCCCTCTTCATCTAAAGGAAATCGTAACCGGCCAAAACATCGGAAAAAATCCTCTTTGGATCGTCGCGGGGGAGAATCAATCCATCCCTTTTGGAGAACTTCGCGGCTCCGAACGATTTACAAATATGCAACGAGCCGCCAACGCACGAAGAGAAACTCCGAAGATCGCAATCATCAACGGTAAAAAATCCGAATACGTCGCGAGCCTCGTCGATCTGGAACAGATCGTTCCCGTTGCGGAAAGTGAAAAGGAACTGATCGAGGTTTTGAAAAACCGGCAAATCACTCTGCCGATTCAAAAAGAAGAAACGATTTCTCTTCCCTACGCCGGAATAACTCTCGAAAAATCAAACCAAACAGATGTTAAACGACCCGGCGGGGATCTTTTAATTCGAATGCTGATCCAGAGAAAAATAATGCGACAACTGGGAAAACGATTCTTTGATAAGGATTTGGAGAATGGAGATCTGGTCGAATTGGCTCGAGACGCAATGGTGGTTTCTCCCGTTTCCACTCTGATTGTATTGGAAAGCGAAAACGACTACAATCGTTTCGGAATCAAAGCCGGCGCTTCGGCTCTTGGTCAGAGTAAACTGGAAGCTCCAGGCGCGGTGCCGGAACCCGGAGAATGGCTATTGCTCCTTTGTATTTCGCTCGGATTGTTTCTTTATTTCAGATTTCAAAAAAGACATTCTTTTTTTGGAATGTGA
- the xrtN gene encoding exosortase N, protein MSVYNRTILSVCLLIAICIIPMAVVGKDLLSVRSAFELYPLLFLPLFLRAGEGKRNPWLFLPGLSFVIAGIFYQRLSLVWIGSFWNLLALLQVSGIRFAWPVPFFVFAIPPITGFGSLFLGFQLRLIVTEWSVWLLRFLDPSSSALGNQIFYNGEFFTVDRACEGMKMGLASILISTAFVLRSRRTGAVLISISTLPLWFFSNLIRVCVLVLFNISASSWRHEFMGVTFFIAGVVIPLSAIALFFPNPSQKGLIQFSELRLKLPSKIAWLILPLLTIAFLTQNIFLSPKSHLWPSKILTFTLDPDSTRSDSRIAVYRSEKNYLILKRDLFAIGTGHDPRICFEAVGFSFMEQGGENGIQKARLKSPSGEEPILLWWYSVSERPYAEEFKGDRTTAPHRASSNGDWRWKRFRGSDVIQWNLYGPDEKELRTILESLSNPPR, encoded by the coding sequence ATGTCCGTTTACAATCGAACGATCCTTTCCGTCTGTCTTCTGATTGCGATTTGTATAATCCCGATGGCAGTCGTCGGGAAGGATTTACTCAGCGTTCGTTCCGCATTTGAGTTATACCCTCTTTTATTTTTACCGCTCTTTCTGCGCGCTGGCGAAGGAAAAAGAAATCCCTGGTTGTTTTTACCGGGGCTCTCCTTTGTGATCGCGGGAATTTTTTATCAAAGACTCAGCCTCGTTTGGATCGGATCCTTTTGGAATCTTCTTGCCTTACTTCAAGTCAGTGGAATCCGGTTTGCTTGGCCGGTTCCGTTTTTCGTCTTCGCAATTCCTCCGATCACCGGATTTGGTTCCCTATTTTTAGGATTTCAACTTCGTCTGATCGTAACCGAATGGAGCGTTTGGCTCTTACGTTTTTTGGATCCGTCAAGCTCCGCACTCGGAAATCAAATCTTTTACAATGGAGAATTTTTTACAGTCGATCGAGCTTGCGAAGGAATGAAAATGGGACTTGCTTCCATCCTTATTTCGACGGCCTTTGTTCTTCGCTCTCGGCGGACGGGTGCCGTTTTGATTTCGATCTCAACTCTCCCGCTTTGGTTTTTTTCCAATCTGATTCGAGTTTGTGTATTAGTTTTATTTAATATTTCGGCTTCCTCCTGGAGGCACGAATTTATGGGTGTGACCTTTTTTATCGCCGGAGTTGTCATTCCTCTGAGCGCGATCGCATTGTTCTTCCCAAACCCGAGTCAAAAGGGATTGATTCAATTCTCTGAACTGCGCTTAAAACTGCCTTCCAAAATCGCCTGGTTGATTCTTCCTTTATTGACGATCGCGTTTCTCACTCAAAATATCTTTCTATCTCCAAAATCACATCTTTGGCCTTCCAAAATTCTTACCTTTACATTGGATCCCGATTCCACGCGAAGCGATTCTCGCATAGCAGTCTATCGATCCGAAAAAAACTATCTGATTCTCAAACGCGATTTATTCGCGATCGGAACCGGACATGATCCGAGAATCTGTTTTGAAGCGGTCGGCTTTTCTTTTATGGAGCAAGGGGGAGAGAATGGAATCCAAAAGGCTCGGCTCAAAAGCCCTTCGGGTGAGGAACCGATTCTTTTGTGGTGGTATTCGGTTTCAGAACGACCCTATGCCGAAGAGTTCAAGGGTGATAGGACTACGGCGCCGCATCGTGCTTCTTCCAATGGAGATTGGCGCTGGAAACGTTTTCGAGGTTCGGACGTGATTCAGTGGAATTTATACGGCCCCGATGAGAAAGAACTTCGCACAATCTTAGAATCGCTTTCCAATCCTCCGCGTTGA
- a CDS encoding DUF1554 domain-containing protein, whose translation MNSILGKFFFLSKRILKYIPINAYILLLFISLFRCSAPFPDLNSGTLFLALLNSSAFTQNSTTSPSDPNLAFKYLFVTINPSNGLLGAGTVTGADSICSAEKNANFASLPGTGADYKALIVSNLAPIRRACNATANCTNIAENSNWILLPNRDYYRGTVASPIKVFTTNSAGIALFPIVSFLDASGANLWWTGLANDWTISVGDTCNNWMDGTGGSTGEFGAGAVTNATAINSGGFSDPCNATKKLVCVRQ comes from the coding sequence ATGAATTCTATCCTCGGGAAATTTTTCTTCTTATCGAAACGGATTTTGAAGTATATTCCAATAAATGCATATATTCTTTTATTGTTTATATCGTTATTTCGTTGTTCTGCACCGTTTCCGGACCTGAACTCGGGAACTTTGTTTTTGGCTCTGCTCAATTCCAGCGCGTTCACTCAAAATTCTACAACTTCCCCGAGCGATCCAAATCTTGCCTTTAAATATCTTTTTGTGACGATCAATCCTTCCAACGGTCTTTTGGGGGCGGGAACCGTAACGGGCGCGGATTCCATCTGTAGCGCCGAGAAGAACGCGAACTTCGCTTCTTTGCCTGGAACCGGAGCCGATTATAAAGCTTTGATCGTGTCTAACTTGGCTCCGATTCGAAGAGCTTGTAATGCAACCGCAAACTGTACTAATATCGCTGAAAATTCGAATTGGATTCTTTTGCCAAATCGGGATTACTATCGCGGCACGGTGGCAAGTCCCATAAAAGTGTTCACGACTAATTCGGCGGGGATCGCTTTGTTTCCGATCGTATCCTTTTTGGATGCAAGCGGAGCAAACCTCTGGTGGACTGGGTTAGCCAATGACTGGACGATCAGCGTGGGAGATACGTGCAATAACTGGATGGACGGAACCGGCGGTTCTACCGGAGAATTCGGAGCCGGAGCCGTAACGAACGCGACCGCGATCAACTCGGGAGGTTTTTCGGATCCGTGCAATGCGACAAAGAAACTTGTCTGTGTGCGTCAGTGA
- a CDS encoding fibronectin type III domain-containing protein produces MKISARCLSILFCIFISNSVYSEDKNYTYYIEWNEVKGNNGYKIEIRKKGLEDTIAKEEKVSTNSLEFKIPAGEYEFRISALNRFGKPSSWSQWSAFLVEQDRPKSVVEAEKKLALAAASPWKVWVPGLLPLEKKEYGRASLIIFWFGALAVAGNAERNAGNSLSQSATNDSAFLTLVTLYSPLPVSLYFIHQREEDKKEYNRHQNNQVSIGVLALLSYGLNVWLEKRSFHSTTVLIESKSESYSRWTYPDSLTNPLLSLGRIEVSFRKELE; encoded by the coding sequence TTGAAAATATCTGCGCGTTGTCTTTCGATTCTGTTTTGTATATTTATTAGCAATTCAGTATATTCAGAAGATAAAAACTATACCTACTATATAGAATGGAACGAAGTCAAAGGGAACAACGGTTATAAGATTGAAATCAGAAAAAAGGGATTAGAGGATACGATCGCAAAAGAGGAAAAGGTATCCACCAATAGTTTGGAATTTAAGATTCCAGCGGGCGAATACGAGTTTAGAATTTCAGCTCTCAATCGATTCGGAAAACCTTCCTCTTGGAGTCAGTGGTCGGCTTTTCTCGTGGAACAGGATCGACCCAAAAGTGTGGTAGAGGCCGAAAAAAAATTGGCTCTGGCCGCGGCTTCTCCCTGGAAGGTTTGGGTGCCGGGTTTGCTTCCGTTGGAAAAAAAAGAATACGGAAGAGCTTCGCTTATCATTTTTTGGTTCGGAGCCTTGGCGGTTGCGGGTAACGCAGAAAGAAATGCCGGAAATTCGCTTTCGCAATCAGCTACGAACGACTCCGCTTTTTTAACGTTAGTCACTCTTTATTCTCCTCTGCCGGTAAGCCTTTATTTTATTCATCAGAGAGAAGAAGATAAAAAAGAATACAATCGACATCAAAATAATCAAGTCAGCATAGGGGTATTAGCCCTTTTGAGTTATGGTTTGAATGTCTGGTTGGAAAAACGTTCTTTCCATTCTACTACCGTTTTGATAGAATCGAAATCGGAAAGTTATTCAAGATGGACATACCCCGATTCATTGACAAACCCGCTTCTTTCTCTGGGAAGAATCGAAGTAAGTTTTCGAAAAGAACTCGAATGA